The following are from one region of the Capsicum annuum cultivar UCD-10X-F1 chromosome 1, UCD10Xv1.1, whole genome shotgun sequence genome:
- the LOC124888542 gene encoding uncharacterized protein LOC124888542, protein MGTEVLRPQNCLIDRFREPQPSTVFTRRKNGNGYYNNYGYRKPVVRTEKKKLNNKIQNHNQNQSEPSISKPVQITGKVTPTQADGGIVMGQVTILRRGESLDSLNPNIRKEKSKMTSIKKKKAGSGSGDELTVYGTGRLGPEQPDMLPKNIRVGFTPTDVYAGSAFSNSPSPRSLPLPSFFNIINNNNKKQIEIKPFDDSASRDLRRLLRLE, encoded by the coding sequence ATGGGTACAGAAGTTTTGCGGCCACAAAATTGTCTGATTGACAGATTCAGGGAACCTCAACCGTCGACGGTGTTCACTCGCCGGAAAAATGGAAATGGGTATTATAACAACTATGGTTACCGGAAACCGGTTGTTAGAACGGAGAAAAAGAAGTTGAACAACAAGATCCAgaatcataatcaaaatcaatcTGAGCCGTCGATTTCGAAACCGGTTCAAATCACCGGCAAAGTTACGCCTACGCAAGCGGACGGAGGAATCGTTATGGGTCAGGTAACGATTTTGAGAAGGGGAGAGTCGTTGGATTCTCTGAACCCCAATATACGGAAAGAGAAGAGCAAAATGACGTCGATTAAGAAGAAGAAAGCGGGTAGTGGTAGCGGTGATGAGTTGACGGTATACGGGACCGGAAGATTGGGTCCGGAGCAACCCGATATGTTGCCCAAAAATATTCGGGTCGGGTTTACGCCGACCGACGTGTATGCCGGATCGGCGTTCTCGAATTCGCCGTCGCCGAGATCACTTCCTTTACCTTCTTttttcaacatcatcaacaacaacaacaagaagcaAATAGAAATCAAGCCGTTTGACGATTCTGCTAGCAGAGATTTACGGAGGTTGCTCCGACTCGAGTAG